A window of Psychroflexus sp. ALD_RP9 contains these coding sequences:
- a CDS encoding DUF6452 family protein — MKQRLLFILSMLAAIGLSSCERDDICPENTPTTPRLIIQFFDINNPEIQKNINELVIQSADTNNENFIEYDNVSEIILPLKTSQNSTRFLLTINADSENESEINTDELIFNYARRNVYINRACGYKVEFLDFQVTQIEESNEALEWIKATAVQQPNIDNENETHLFIYH; from the coding sequence ATGAAACAAAGGCTTCTATTTATTTTATCTATGCTAGCAGCTATTGGCTTATCAAGTTGCGAGCGTGACGACATTTGCCCAGAAAACACACCAACAACACCACGATTAATCATTCAATTTTTTGATATCAATAATCCAGAAATTCAAAAAAATATAAATGAGTTAGTCATCCAAAGTGCAGATACAAACAATGAAAATTTTATTGAATATGATAATGTTTCAGAAATCATACTACCTTTAAAGACAAGTCAAAATTCAACACGATTCTTGTTGACTATTAATGCTGATAGTGAAAACGAATCTGAGATTAATACAGACGAATTAATTTTTAACTATGCACGGCGGAATGTTTACATTAATCGTGCCTGTGGTTATAAAGTTGAATTTTTAGATTTTCAAGTTACTCAAATTGAAGAAAGCAATGAAGCTTTAGAGTGGATTAAAGCCACTGCTGTACAACAACCAAACATCGACAATGAAAACGAAACTCACCTCTTTATTTATCATTAG
- the rlmD gene encoding 23S rRNA (uracil(1939)-C(5))-methyltransferase RlmD yields MARRNKRKAFEAVEIIDAGSKGKGIAKAPDGRVLIVDQVVPGDVVNVQTYKKRKAYYQAKPTKIVEASPKRTEPVCEHFGTCGGCKWQNMAYEHQLYYKEKEVLENLKRIGKIELPETQPILGSQKTYFYRNKMEFSFSDSRWLTKNEIENNNTITNKNALGFHIPGMWDKILDLNQCHLQADPSNAIRNGLKDFATKHHLDFFNVREQKGLLRTLMIRTSSIGEVMVLVQFFEDDKVNRELILDYLKNEFPSITSLLFVINQKANDTIYDQNVICYHGRDHIFEEMEGLKFKITAKSFYQTNSDQAYELYKITREFASLNGDELVYDLYTGTGTIAQFVAKQAKHVVGIEAVPEAIEAAKENANFNAINNTSFFAGDMKKVFTKSFVKQNGKPDIIITDPPREGMHADVIEQIKFLKPKTIVYVSCNSATQARDLALLDEFYKVTKVQPVDMFPQTHHVENVVKLELR; encoded by the coding sequence ATGGCAAGAAGAAATAAACGTAAAGCTTTTGAAGCTGTAGAAATAATTGATGCTGGAAGTAAAGGTAAAGGTATCGCTAAAGCGCCAGATGGTCGCGTTTTAATTGTAGACCAAGTTGTCCCTGGTGATGTGGTTAATGTTCAAACCTACAAAAAACGAAAAGCTTACTACCAAGCTAAACCTACAAAAATAGTTGAAGCTTCACCTAAAAGAACTGAGCCTGTTTGCGAACATTTTGGAACATGTGGTGGTTGTAAATGGCAGAATATGGCTTACGAACATCAACTTTATTATAAAGAAAAAGAAGTCCTTGAAAATTTAAAACGTATAGGAAAAATTGAACTTCCCGAAACCCAACCGATTTTAGGAAGCCAAAAGACCTATTTCTATCGAAATAAAATGGAATTTTCATTTAGTGATAGCCGATGGTTAACTAAAAATGAAATTGAAAATAATAATACCATTACCAATAAAAATGCCTTAGGATTTCATATTCCTGGCATGTGGGATAAAATTTTAGACCTCAATCAATGTCATTTACAAGCGGACCCGAGTAACGCTATTAGAAACGGTCTTAAAGATTTTGCAACTAAACATCATTTAGATTTTTTTAATGTTCGTGAGCAAAAAGGTTTGCTTAGAACATTGATGATTAGAACTAGCTCTATTGGAGAAGTTATGGTTTTAGTTCAGTTTTTTGAAGATGATAAAGTTAATCGTGAACTGATTTTAGATTACTTAAAAAATGAGTTTCCTAGTATTACCTCACTCCTATTTGTAATCAATCAAAAAGCAAACGATACTATTTACGACCAAAACGTAATTTGTTACCATGGACGCGACCATATTTTTGAAGAAATGGAAGGCTTGAAATTTAAAATTACAGCAAAATCATTTTACCAAACTAACTCCGATCAAGCATACGAACTATATAAGATCACAAGAGAATTTGCCAGTTTAAATGGAGACGAATTGGTTTATGACCTTTATACAGGTACAGGAACTATTGCACAATTTGTAGCTAAACAAGCTAAACATGTGGTCGGCATAGAAGCTGTGCCTGAAGCAATTGAAGCCGCCAAAGAAAATGCTAATTTTAATGCCATTAATAACACAAGCTTCTTTGCAGGTGACATGAAAAAAGTCTTTACCAAATCCTTTGTAAAACAAAACGGTAAACCTGATATCATTATTACTGATCCACCAAGAGAAGGAATGCATGCCGATGTTATCGAGCAAATTAAATTTTTAAAACCAAAAACGATTGTTTACGTTAGCTGTAATTCGGCAACTCAAGCAAGAGATTTAGCTTTGCTAGATGAATTTTATAAAGTAACAAAAGTTCAACCTGTAGATATGTTTCCGCAAACGCATCATGTTGAAAATGTGGTTAAACTTGAATTACGATAA
- a CDS encoding DUF6048 family protein yields MKTKLTSLFIISLLVVNFTSSAQTQDSITYKERYGITFGVDLSKIGRSILEENYNGAEAFIDYRYNKRLYIAAELGYDDKIYTEENLTSNTKGAYLKAGINYNSYENWIGMQNLIYAGFRFGAASFSHDLTEYTIYTRDTFFNPDIRTEERNFGNLTATWVELKAGIRVEVFKNIFLGANVQLKLQTSATELNNFDHLYIPGFNRTYDSSSIGAGWGYSISYMLPLYTKLKKQAIDN; encoded by the coding sequence ATGAAAACGAAACTCACCTCTTTATTTATCATTAGTCTTCTGGTTGTTAACTTTACAAGTTCAGCACAAACACAAGACTCCATTACTTACAAAGAACGTTATGGTATTACTTTTGGCGTAGATTTAAGTAAAATAGGACGTTCAATCTTAGAAGAAAATTACAATGGCGCTGAAGCTTTTATAGATTATCGCTATAATAAACGTTTATATATTGCAGCCGAGTTGGGTTATGATGATAAAATCTATACTGAAGAAAATCTAACCTCTAACACCAAAGGTGCTTACTTAAAAGCTGGTATTAATTACAATAGTTATGAAAATTGGATTGGCATGCAAAACCTGATTTATGCTGGTTTTCGTTTCGGTGCAGCTAGTTTTAGTCATGATTTAACTGAATACACAATTTACACAAGAGATACATTTTTTAATCCAGATATTAGAACTGAAGAACGTAACTTCGGTAATTTAACAGCTACTTGGGTCGAGTTAAAAGCTGGAATAAGAGTTGAAGTTTTTAAAAATATATTTCTAGGTGCAAATGTTCAATTGAAGCTTCAAACCAGTGCAACTGAGCTTAATAATTTTGACCATTTATACATTCCTGGATTTAACAGAACCTATGATTCATCAAGCATTGGTGCTGGTTGGGGCTATTCAATAAGTTATATGCTACCGCTTTATACCAAACTAAAAAAACAAGCTATCGATAACTGA
- a CDS encoding rhodanese-like domain-containing protein: MKITFKNLLLISTLILTVACTTSTSQEVEVVEPQKFKQVLENNPHTLLLDLRTPEEFQESHLPNAVNIDFEADDFESQLKSAVDTTSTVFIYCRTGNKSGQTNTMLQNMKIDTIIELGNGFESWEAQFGN; this comes from the coding sequence GTGAAAATAACTTTTAAAAATTTACTATTAATAAGTACATTGATTTTAACTGTGGCTTGTACAACTTCAACTTCACAAGAAGTTGAAGTTGTTGAGCCACAAAAATTTAAGCAGGTTTTAGAAAATAATCCTCATACTTTATTACTTGATTTAAGGACGCCAGAAGAGTTTCAAGAATCACATTTACCAAATGCGGTAAACATAGATTTTGAAGCTGATGATTTTGAATCTCAATTAAAATCTGCTGTCGACACGACTTCAACCGTATTCATTTATTGTAGAACAGGTAATAAAAGCGGTCAAACCAACACAATGCTTCAAAACATGAAAATAGATACCATTATTGAATTAGGTAATGGATTTGAATCTTGGGAAGCCCAATTCGGAAATTAA
- a CDS encoding RNA polymerase sigma factor, producing the protein MTNQQLIEAAKKGEQSAFKKLMDKYWDSVYAFQLKRTKNTYQAEEVCIQSFARAFDKLDTYQDQFNFKTWLITISKNIQIDINRKKSIETSDLDQKNANQIVDIEPTAEDRIITEQNLTKLLAHIKSLKPHYQEVIHLRYFKELSYKAIAEELNQPINNIKVKLLRAKKLLAEQLIPE; encoded by the coding sequence ATGACAAATCAACAACTTATAGAAGCAGCAAAAAAAGGTGAACAATCGGCTTTTAAAAAGTTAATGGATAAATATTGGGATAGTGTTTATGCTTTTCAGTTAAAACGCACCAAAAATACTTATCAAGCTGAAGAAGTTTGTATTCAAAGCTTTGCACGAGCTTTCGATAAGTTAGACACCTATCAAGATCAGTTTAATTTTAAAACTTGGTTAATTACCATTTCTAAAAATATTCAAATAGATATCAATCGAAAAAAAAGTATTGAGACATCAGATTTAGATCAAAAAAATGCTAACCAAATTGTTGATATTGAACCTACTGCCGAAGACCGAATTATAACTGAACAGAATTTAACCAAATTATTAGCACACATTAAAAGTTTAAAGCCGCATTACCAAGAAGTCATACATTTGCGCTATTTTAAAGAATTAAGCTATAAAGCTATAGCAGAAGAACTTAATCAACCCATTAATAATATAAAGGTAAAATTATTACGTGCTAAAAAACTATTGGCGGAACAACTAATCCCAGAATAA
- a CDS encoding ZIP family metal transporter, with translation MSLILPIIAAIVGFIVAFFLHKKQVGVNLLLAFSGAFLLSVTVLEFLPSIYASEISNIGLYILVGLLLQIILEYLSGGAEHGHLHHDKQAKKFPWVLFLSLSIHALIEGIPLHHNHHLLVAVVIHKIPIAIIIASFLFQTRLSTFKIGVFLLAFALMTPLGSFLQQNYTIFNTYSTYLNAVVVGIFLHVSTTILFESSRDHKFNLSKFGIILLGIGIALLI, from the coding sequence ATGAGTTTAATCTTACCTATTATTGCGGCTATTGTTGGGTTTATAGTCGCCTTTTTTTTACACAAGAAGCAAGTTGGTGTAAACTTACTTTTAGCCTTTAGTGGTGCCTTTTTACTTTCGGTAACTGTGTTAGAGTTTTTACCTTCAATTTATGCCTCTGAGATTTCAAACATCGGTTTGTATATCTTAGTTGGCTTGCTATTGCAAATTATTTTAGAATACCTTTCAGGTGGCGCTGAACATGGACATTTACATCACGATAAGCAAGCAAAAAAATTCCCATGGGTTTTGTTTTTAAGTTTGTCTATTCACGCACTTATAGAAGGCATACCGCTTCACCACAACCATCATTTACTTGTAGCAGTTGTAATACACAAAATACCTATTGCCATCATCATTGCCTCATTTTTATTTCAAACTCGATTAAGCACATTTAAAATCGGTGTGTTTCTGCTAGCTTTTGCACTTATGACGCCTTTAGGTAGCTTTTTACAGCAAAATTATACGATATTTAATACCTATAGCACTTATTTAAATGCAGTTGTAGTTGGTATATTTTTACATGTTTCAACGACAATTTTATTCGAATCGTCTCGTGACCATAAATTTAACCTTTCTAAATTTGGAATTATTTTGCTTGGTATTGGCATTGCTCTGCTGATTTAA
- a CDS encoding class I SAM-dependent methyltransferase: MSKINPEWYKAWFNSEYYHILYNNRNQTEAHAFVKKLFEYLNLPKAAKVLDLACGRGRHAQFIAHLGYDVLGIDLSENNIKFAQTHAHEHLKFKVHDMTIPLQTNFDAVLNLFTSFGYFESTQQNFNTLKAIKQNLKPNGIGVIDFLNEAYLREHLIPSSTVEKNNLTFHIKRWIEDSFVYKEIRFTHESQNYCFYERVKLITKKEFEAYFKELDLKITAKFGNYNLDDFDFENSERLILVYQA; this comes from the coding sequence ATGTCTAAAATAAATCCTGAATGGTACAAAGCTTGGTTTAACTCTGAGTACTACCATATTCTATATAATAATCGCAACCAAACTGAAGCACATGCTTTCGTAAAAAAATTATTTGAATATCTTAATTTGCCTAAAGCAGCTAAAGTTCTTGATTTAGCTTGTGGCCGTGGACGTCATGCACAATTTATCGCCCATCTTGGTTACGACGTCCTTGGCATTGATTTGTCTGAAAACAACATAAAATTTGCTCAAACTCATGCTCATGAACATCTAAAGTTTAAAGTACATGACATGACAATTCCTTTACAAACTAATTTTGATGCGGTACTCAACTTGTTTACCAGCTTTGGCTATTTTGAATCAACACAACAAAACTTCAATACCCTTAAAGCCATCAAACAAAATTTAAAACCTAATGGTATTGGTGTAATTGATTTTTTAAATGAAGCATACTTACGCGAACATCTCATACCAAGCTCGACTGTAGAAAAAAATAATTTAACCTTCCATATTAAACGCTGGATAGAAGATAGTTTTGTTTACAAAGAAATTAGATTTACACATGAATCTCAAAACTATTGTTTTTATGAACGCGTTAAATTAATCACTAAAAAAGAATTTGAAGCTTATTTTAAAGAGCTTGATTTAAAAATTACCGCTAAATTTGGCAACTATAATTTAGATGATTTTGATTTTGAAAATTCAGAACGTCTCATTTTAGTTTATCAAGCATGA
- the rocD gene encoding ornithine--oxo-acid transaminase encodes MKVEDVKTSAQAIELEDKHGAHNYHPLPAVLKKGDGVFVWDVEDKKYYDFLSAYSAVNQGHCHPRIVDAMTKQANTITLTSRAFHNNVLGVFEKYATDYFNFDKLLPMNTGAEAVETAIKICRKWAYEKKGIKEQDAQIIVFENNFHGRTTTIISFSNDEGARKNFGPYTPGFIKIPYNDADALEKVLKEHDNIAGALIEPIQGEAGVYTPSDDFIPKVKELCQQHEVLFMADEIQTGIARTGALLAVCGKCDCQGHCERQDATYSRPDILILGKALSGGAYPVSAVLADDAVMNVIQPGQHGSTFGGNPVAAAVAMEALEVVRDEKLAQNARELGDLFRSELNKFIETTDIVKLVRGRGLLNAIVINDTEDSSTAWDICMALKENGLLAKPTHGNIIRFAPPLVITKDQIMDCVSIIIKTLKEFDK; translated from the coding sequence ATGAAAGTAGAAGACGTAAAAACTTCAGCACAAGCAATAGAATTAGAAGATAAACATGGCGCTCATAATTACCATCCATTACCAGCAGTACTCAAAAAAGGTGATGGTGTTTTTGTTTGGGATGTTGAAGATAAAAAATATTACGATTTCCTTTCGGCTTATTCAGCTGTAAATCAAGGACATTGCCATCCTAGAATTGTTGATGCAATGACAAAACAAGCCAACACAATTACCTTAACTTCAAGAGCCTTTCATAATAATGTTTTAGGTGTTTTTGAAAAATACGCAACAGATTATTTCAATTTTGATAAGTTATTACCAATGAATACTGGTGCAGAAGCTGTAGAAACTGCTATCAAAATTTGTCGTAAATGGGCTTATGAGAAAAAAGGGATTAAAGAACAAGATGCCCAAATTATTGTATTTGAAAATAACTTTCACGGTAGAACAACGACCATCATATCATTTAGTAATGATGAAGGTGCTAGAAAGAATTTTGGCCCATATACACCTGGTTTTATAAAAATACCTTACAATGATGCTGATGCCTTAGAGAAAGTTTTAAAAGAACATGATAATATTGCAGGTGCTTTAATCGAACCAATTCAAGGTGAGGCTGGAGTTTACACGCCTAGCGACGACTTTATTCCTAAAGTAAAAGAATTATGCCAGCAACATGAGGTTTTGTTTATGGCTGATGAAATTCAAACAGGTATTGCAAGAACTGGAGCCTTATTAGCTGTCTGTGGAAAATGTGATTGCCAAGGCCACTGTGAGCGTCAAGATGCAACTTACTCAAGACCAGATATTTTAATTTTAGGTAAAGCACTCTCAGGTGGCGCTTATCCTGTTTCTGCTGTCTTAGCCGATGATGCTGTTATGAATGTTATTCAACCTGGTCAACATGGCTCAACATTTGGCGGTAATCCTGTTGCTGCTGCAGTTGCTATGGAAGCACTTGAGGTGGTCAGAGATGAAAAATTAGCCCAAAATGCACGTGAACTTGGCGATTTGTTTAGAAGTGAATTGAATAAATTTATTGAAACAACTGATATAGTGAAGCTTGTTCGCGGACGAGGATTGTTAAATGCTATCGTTATTAATGACACTGAAGATAGCTCAACTGCTTGGGATATTTGTATGGCACTAAAAGAAAACGGCCTATTAGCAAAACCAACTCACGGTAATATTATTCGTTTTGCGCCACCATTAGTTATTACTAAAGATCAAATTATGGATTGTGTTTCAATAATTATAAAAACTTTAAAAGAATTTGATAAATAA
- a CDS encoding SLC13 family permease produces the protein MQSDSRRYATKIINKLNKNLVRQVNWKSRSLQFVLSFLIALGLSYAIKAPNFTEGQTSVLFILIFAVGLWVTEAIPPFAVGILIIGALVFTMSNLESENVKQYVQTWSDSVIWLFLGGFFIAQAMQKTALDQSLLKIIVPKLGEKSKYILLGLMLITAFLSMLMSNTATTAMMIASITPITLSLGKDAPLTKALLIGIPTAAAIGGMGTIIGSAPNAIAVGALDGIGIRISFMEWMLIGVPVALILIFAFWYGLLKKYKIKRKSLDLSFLQKTKQNTDESITKPQVRVTVIIILSSLLFWLSSQWTGIPVAAVSGIPIVGLTMFGILDADDMRKLPWDTLMLVAGGLALGIAVQQQGLTDYFISFINIKDFNFYILAIVFALISVVFSNIMSNTATTTIMVPLAISMAILIPEQSPKVMPLIIALSASCALLLPVSTPPNAIAYSTGKLDQKDFRFGGIFIGILGPILVSFWVILIEII, from the coding sequence ATGCAATCTGATTCAAGACGATATGCTACAAAGATTATCAATAAATTAAACAAAAACTTAGTAAGACAAGTTAATTGGAAAAGCCGGTCACTTCAATTTGTTTTAAGCTTTTTAATTGCATTAGGGCTAAGTTATGCTATTAAAGCCCCAAATTTCACAGAAGGACAAACATCAGTTCTCTTCATTTTAATATTTGCAGTTGGCTTATGGGTAACTGAAGCCATACCACCTTTTGCTGTTGGTATCTTAATTATTGGCGCCTTAGTTTTTACGATGAGTAACTTAGAGTCGGAAAATGTTAAACAATATGTTCAAACCTGGTCTGACTCTGTTATTTGGTTGTTTTTAGGTGGTTTTTTTATTGCTCAAGCCATGCAAAAAACCGCTTTAGACCAATCCTTACTCAAAATTATAGTGCCTAAATTAGGTGAAAAATCAAAATATATTTTGTTAGGATTAATGCTAATAACAGCTTTTTTATCAATGTTGATGAGTAATACAGCAACAACTGCCATGATGATTGCTAGTATTACGCCAATTACATTAAGCCTTGGTAAAGACGCACCACTTACCAAAGCTCTTTTAATTGGTATTCCGACGGCAGCTGCTATTGGTGGCATGGGAACTATTATTGGATCTGCTCCCAACGCAATTGCCGTTGGTGCTCTAGATGGTATTGGTATTCGAATTAGTTTTATGGAATGGATGCTAATTGGAGTTCCTGTGGCTTTAATTTTGATTTTTGCATTTTGGTATGGTCTTCTTAAAAAATATAAAATAAAACGTAAATCTTTAGACTTGAGTTTTTTGCAAAAAACGAAGCAGAATACAGACGAAAGCATTACAAAACCACAGGTTCGAGTAACTGTTATTATTATCTTGTCTAGCTTATTATTTTGGTTAAGCTCTCAATGGACAGGTATTCCGGTTGCTGCAGTTTCAGGTATTCCGATTGTAGGCTTAACCATGTTTGGCATATTAGATGCTGACGACATGCGAAAACTTCCTTGGGATACCTTAATGTTGGTTGCTGGTGGATTGGCATTAGGGATTGCTGTTCAACAACAAGGATTAACCGATTACTTCATCAGTTTTATTAACATTAAAGACTTCAACTTTTATATATTAGCTATTGTTTTTGCTTTAATTAGCGTTGTTTTCTCTAATATTATGAGTAACACTGCAACCACTACTATTATGGTTCCGTTAGCAATTTCAATGGCTATTTTAATTCCTGAGCAGTCTCCGAAAGTAATGCCGCTTATTATTGCGTTGAGCGCTTCTTGTGCCTTACTCCTACCCGTTTCTACACCACCAAACGCGATTGCTTATAGCACTGGAAAACTCGACCAAAAAGACTTTAGGTTTGGCGGAATTTTTATTGGCATTCTTGGTCCCATTTTAGTCAGCTTTTGGGTAATTCTAATTGAAATAATTTAA
- a CDS encoding geranylgeranyl reductase family protein, translating into MNKNYIFTIIKYKMKTYDIAIIGSGPSGASAAFEAAKKGLKTVIIEKEQLPRYKTCGGGFVFRGRRNMPFDVSSAVEREFFDVDIRFDAKKLALNTVRKNPIISMIMRDEFDYLIVQNAEELGVEVLQGEKLLALDFQNDFTILTTTNKKIQAKFIIAADGALSPTAKLAGWEESRLMCPALEYEIKVPNKDFERLSKSARFDIDVVPFGYGWSFPKKNHLSVGVGNFTKSTKKINLKENYRDYLKILGIETVLEEQAHGFIIPISPRKDGFIKQNVFLIGDAAGFADPLTAEGISNAIYSGKLVAEAIAESNLSLSKAKVLYNNKLNDKLIPELELGVKLAALFYENRKLRNLLLKKYGQRAAEYMTDIFMGDRTYPHNFKEKVKQKLKVSLF; encoded by the coding sequence ATCAACAAAAATTATATATTTACCATTATAAAGTATAAAATGAAAACATACGATATTGCTATTATTGGTAGCGGGCCATCTGGAGCAAGTGCCGCCTTCGAGGCTGCGAAAAAAGGGCTAAAAACAGTAATCATTGAAAAAGAACAACTACCACGTTATAAAACATGTGGTGGTGGATTTGTTTTCAGGGGAAGACGAAATATGCCTTTTGATGTTTCGAGCGCTGTAGAACGTGAATTCTTTGATGTTGATATTCGTTTTGATGCTAAAAAATTAGCACTAAATACCGTCCGTAAAAACCCAATCATCAGTATGATTATGCGAGATGAATTTGATTATCTCATTGTACAAAATGCGGAAGAATTAGGCGTAGAAGTGCTACAAGGTGAAAAACTTCTTGCTTTAGATTTTCAAAACGATTTCACTATATTAACCACAACTAATAAAAAAATTCAGGCTAAATTCATTATCGCTGCCGATGGTGCTTTAAGTCCGACTGCAAAATTAGCCGGTTGGGAAGAGTCACGACTTATGTGTCCTGCCTTAGAATACGAAATTAAAGTACCTAATAAAGATTTTGAGCGCCTCTCTAAGTCTGCTAGATTTGATATTGATGTCGTGCCTTTTGGCTATGGTTGGAGTTTTCCTAAAAAAAATCACCTTTCTGTTGGCGTGGGTAATTTTACCAAATCAACTAAAAAAATCAACTTAAAAGAAAATTACCGTGATTACTTGAAAATTCTGGGAATAGAAACTGTTTTAGAGGAACAAGCACACGGCTTCATTATTCCAATTTCACCTAGAAAAGATGGTTTTATAAAACAAAATGTATTTTTAATTGGAGATGCTGCTGGCTTTGCAGACCCATTAACTGCTGAAGGAATTTCTAATGCTATTTATAGTGGTAAGCTAGTAGCTGAAGCGATTGCAGAAAGTAACTTGAGTTTAAGTAAAGCCAAAGTACTTTACAACAACAAATTAAATGATAAGCTAATACCTGAACTAGAATTAGGAGTTAAACTTGCAGCTTTATTTTATGAAAATAGAAAGCTTCGTAATTTATTGTTAAAAAAATATGGTCAGCGTGCAGCAGAATATATGACCGATATTTTTATGGGAGATCGAACCTATCCACATAATTTTAAAGAAAAAGTAAAGCAAAAACTGAAGGTGTCTTTATTTTAA
- a CDS encoding class I SAM-dependent RNA methyltransferase, producing the protein MENFEMTAKCLHGFESILAKELRNLGAMNVSEGVRHVRFMGDLGFMYKANLSLRTAVSVLKPILNFKIFKEQDFYQSVYEFPWEDFVDKNGSFAIDSTVNSDIFTHSRYVVFRAKDAIVDRFRDKFGTRPNIDTNEPDVRLNVHIDRNTCNLSLNTSGEPLFKRGYRKSTNIAPLNEVLAASLLLASGWDGQCDFLDPMCGSGTILIEAAMIACQIPANINRENFAFMKWNNFNEDFFEKIKDSTLKKMRPFHFKIKGYDLSGVTLSKAQENIENANLTEFISVEQADFFTTEKLADRHLFMLFNPPYGERLPVEVPRFYSSVGDTLKQNYPDTTAWFIVPLESGAIKHVGLRPSRKIKVFNASIESRLLRYDIYKGSKKAKYQN; encoded by the coding sequence ATGGAAAATTTTGAAATGACGGCCAAATGTCTCCACGGTTTTGAGTCAATTTTAGCTAAAGAACTTAGAAATCTAGGAGCTATGAATGTTTCAGAAGGAGTGCGTCATGTTAGATTTATGGGTGATTTAGGCTTTATGTACAAAGCTAACTTAAGTTTAAGAACAGCTGTAAGTGTTTTAAAGCCCATCTTAAATTTCAAAATCTTTAAAGAACAAGATTTTTATCAATCTGTTTATGAATTCCCATGGGAAGATTTCGTTGATAAAAACGGCAGTTTTGCAATTGATTCTACCGTTAATTCAGACATATTTACGCATTCAAGATACGTTGTTTTTAGAGCAAAAGATGCTATTGTAGACCGATTTAGAGATAAATTTGGTACACGACCAAATATAGATACCAATGAACCTGATGTTCGTTTAAACGTTCATATAGATAGAAACACGTGTAATTTAAGTTTAAATACATCTGGCGAACCTTTATTTAAACGTGGTTACAGAAAATCGACCAACATTGCACCACTTAATGAAGTTTTAGCGGCCAGTTTATTATTGGCTTCGGGTTGGGATGGACAATGCGACTTTTTAGACCCAATGTGTGGTAGTGGTACTATTTTAATAGAAGCAGCAATGATCGCTTGTCAAATCCCAGCAAATATCAATCGTGAGAACTTTGCTTTTATGAAGTGGAATAACTTCAACGAAGATTTTTTTGAAAAAATTAAAGATTCTACTTTGAAAAAGATGAGACCTTTTCACTTCAAAATAAAGGGTTATGATTTGTCTGGTGTTACACTTTCAAAAGCTCAAGAAAATATCGAAAATGCAAATTTAACTGAATTTATTTCTGTAGAACAAGCCGATTTTTTTACAACTGAAAAGCTTGCAGACCGTCATTTGTTTATGTTATTTAATCCACCTTATGGCGAGCGTTTACCAGTTGAAGTTCCTCGGTTTTACTCAAGTGTTGGAGATACTTTAAAACAAAATTATCCTGACACAACGGCTTGGTTTATTGTGCCTTTAGAGTCTGGTGCTATTAAACATGTAGGACTAAGGCCGAGTAGAAAAATAAAAGTGTTTAATGCTAGTATAGAATCACGTTTATTGCGATACGACATTTATAAAGGTTCTAAAAAAGCGAAATATCAAAACTAA